The Pocillopora verrucosa isolate sample1 chromosome 2, ASM3666991v2, whole genome shotgun sequence genome has a segment encoding these proteins:
- the LOC131780988 gene encoding uncharacterized protein — protein sequence MSTRAKRPLNGVQDSGFVGLRSSMTLDEVDCERRGYKLTKTVLGTGAYAKVKLAYVMESKVERDKRLASDLEEKGHNMVAIKVVCKKKAPPEYLSKFMPREIDSLNSTCRHHNVIQLYETFHTESKIYLVMEYASRGDLLDFINSRSRRGVGIGEELAKNLFRQIVEGVAHCHRRNVVHRDLKCENILLDQDNIVKVSDFGFATRYPTNKCKLLSTFCGSYAYAAPEILQAQKYDGKCADVWSMGVILFAMACGRLPFNDKSLHSLIVQTKMKLAFPSRATCSAECQHIIRSILAWDPRKRITIPQLLTHVWLSGEITKVSSVNAQSTKEKNPLTLTSIQREIERVLEKQKGSQPERLTPAKQTEVFSAPKTPVPKHGWSSSRNTPEPYTATKLLHKRDYRLPTKSPAPEAIIIDSPGRETPSMDPPRSSTPCPRSFTPSPQPKMPKKPELAVKVAQLLTESGYQTRSTNLSRETYAIMNKALHASQRSAQTRNETRSNTQRVWKYVTNSSSNKRRGVTPLEVSDVTPSPKSKNQTAANTNLTSVCLNTVAPDPPAKERRTKTVLPWRQMNLFQRDPTRSPLMESNQTRGMSSTQAQTTTRQESARTSRSKEAQVTKTCKPYLMNLAIPNHSNASARVLRIPASTKDSVRHPKTKQKNSRNGSVLNRFNDQNGKERVNSGSLRNVCSRRGSQHGCTPDSTNKKRVRFLQDSRQN from the exons ATGAGTACTAGAGCCAAACGACCTTTGAACGGTGTCCAAGATTCAGGTTTTGTGGGACTTCGTTCGTCTATGACTTTGGATGAGGTAGATTGCGAAAGAAGAGGATATAAGCTTACAAAAACAGTTCTAGGCACAGGAGCTTACGCCAAAGTGAAGCTTGCCTATGTGATGGAAAGTAAAGTGGAGAGGGACAAAAGACTGGCCAGTGATCTCgaagaaaaaggacacaatATG GTTGCGATTAAAGTTGTTTGTAAGAAAAAGGCGCCTCCAGAATATCTGTCCAAGTTCATGCCTCGAGAAATCGACTCCCTAAACTCAACCTGCAGACATCACAATGTG ATTCAACTTTACGAAACGTTCCACACGGAATCAAAGATTTATCTCGTCATGGAGTATGCTTCAAGAGGAGACTTGCTGGATTTTATTAACTCGCGATCCAGAAGAGGGGTAGGAATTGGAGAGGAACTGGCAAAAAATCTGTTTAGACAGATTGTTGAAGGAGTTGCACACTGTCATCGGAGAAACGTTGTACACAG GGATCTCAAATGCGAGAACATTTTACTTGATCAAGATAACATTGTTAAAGTATCAG ATTTTGGATTTGCCACTCGCTATCCCACGAACAAGTGCAAACTGCTTTCTACTTTCTGTGGATCATATGCATATGCTGCCCCAGAAATACTGCAGGCGCAGAAATACGACGGAAAATGTGCAGATGTGTGGAGCAT GGGTGTTATTTTGTTTGCCATGGCATGCGGTCGGTTGCCATTTAATGACAAGAGCCTTCACTCACTGATCGTTCAGACGAAAATGAAATTAGCATTTCCTAGCAGAGCCACGTGTTCAGCAG AATGTCAGCATATTATTCGCAGCATTCTTGCGTGGGACCCTCGAAAGAGGATCACCATTCCTCAGCTTTTAACCCACGTTTGGCTTTCTGGTGAAATAACCAAG GTATCATCTGTCAACGCTCaaagcacaaaagaaaaaaacccccTTACTTTGACCTCCATTCAAAGGGAGATCGAACGCGTTCTTGAGAAACAAAAAGGATCTCAACCAGAGAGGCTGACTCCTGCGAAGCAGACAGAGGTGTTCAGCGCACCAAAAACACCAG TTCCAAAACATGGATGGTCTTCCTCACGTAACACACCTGAGCCCTACACTGCCACAAAGCTCCTGCACAAAAGGGACTACAGACTCCCCACAAAGTCCCCTGCGCCAGAGGCCATTATAATAGACAGCCCTGGAAGAGAAACGCCGAGTATGGACCCGCCCAGAAGCTCCACGCCTTGTCCTCGAAGCTTCACACCATCGCCTCAACCAAAAATGCCCAAAAAGCCAGAACTAGCTGTAAAAGTAGCTCAATTACTCACGGAGTCTGGATACCAGACCAGATCAACCAACCTCAGCCGTGAAACGTACGCGATTATGAATAAGGCGCTGCATGCTTCTCAACGGAGCGCGCAGACCAGGAACGAGACCCGGAGCAACACACAACGAGTATGGAAGTACGTTACAAATTCATCTTCTAACAAAAGAAGGGGTGTCACTCCACTTGAAG TCTCGGATGTAACTCCGTCACCTAAGTCCAAGAACCAAACCGCAGCAAATACAAACTTAACTTCTGTGTGTCTGAACACTGTCGCTCCTGACCCACCCGCGAAGGAAAGGCGAACTAAAACCGTGTTGCCCTGGCGCCAAATGAACCTCTTTCAGAGAGACCCAACGCGCAGTCCTCTGATGGAGTCTAACCAAACCAGGGGGATGTCTTCCACGCAAGCGCAAACGACCACTAGACAAGAAAGTGCAAGAACATCCAGGAGCAAAGAGGCACAAGTAACTAAAACCTGCAAACCTTATTTGATGAACCTTGCTATTCCAAACCACTCTAATGCGAGTGCAAGAGTTTTACGCATTCCTGCTTCAACAAAGGACTCCGTAAGACATCCaaagacaaaacagaaaaactccAGAAATGGCTCAGTTCTGAACCGGTTTAATGACCAAAACGGCAAGGAAAGAGTGAACAGTGGTTCACTTAGAAACGTATGTTCAAGGAGAGGCTCGCAACATGGCTGCACCCCAGATAGCACGAACAAAAAACGCGTGAGATTTCTACAAGACTCGCGCCAAAACTAA
- the LOC131780961 gene encoding SWI/SNF-related matrix-associated actin-dependent regulator of chromatin subfamily B member 1-like isoform X2 — translation MAVRTYGQKPSSFQLGDGEQYMIGSEVGNFLRMFRGSLYKKYPSLWRRLATLEERKQIVQLGLGHSSIATNVTLLKATEVNEILEGKDEKYKVSTEAPDAASRNAGGKSKRSNQPTWAPQTLFSSNSFHLDAVPCSSTVNRNRIGPKRIKTFPTCYDDHDMAAIHEAASQPEVLVPIRLDIDIDGQKLRDTFTWNKSETLISPEVFAEVLCDDLDLPAAAFVPAVVQAIRQQIKQFDSDSEISLDKQTDQRVIIKLNIHVGNISLMDQFEWDLSEPLNSPEEFALSLCSDLGLGGEFATAIAYSIRGQLNWHSKTYAFSEAPLPSVETAIRSGTDVDNWGPYLETLTDAEMEKKLRDQDRNTRRMRRLANTAPVY, via the exons atggcGGTTCGCACATATGGTCAAAAACCGAGCTCTTTTCAGCTTGGAGATGGAGAGCAATATATGATCGGATCCGAAGTGGGAAACTTTCTGCGAATGTTTAGAGGATCCTTATACAAAAAATACCCTTCTTTGTGGCGAAGACTTGCAACACTTGAGGAGCGAAAACAAATTGTACAGTTAGGATTAGGACACAGTAGCATAGCTACAAATGTCACTTTGTTAAAAGCTACTGAAGTGAATGAAATCTTAGAGGGAAAAGACGAAAAGTATAAAGTTTCCACGGAAGCACCCGATGCAGCGTCAAGGAATGCGGGTGGTAAATCAAAACGGAGCAATCAGCCGACTTGGGCACCACAAACATTGTTTTCGAGTAATTCCTTCCATCTCGATGCTGTACCATGCTCGTCTACAGTGAACAGGAATCGAATAGGACCCAAAAGGATAAAAACATTTCCCACTTG TTATGACGACCATGACATGGCTGCCATCCATGAGGCTGCAAGTCAACCTGAAGTGTTGGTGCCTATCAGGCTGGACATAGACATTGATGGACAAAAACTTCGGGATACATTTACATGGAACAAGAGTG AGACACTAATTTCACCAGAGGTGTTTGCAGAAGTGTTATGTGATGATCTTGATTTGCCTGCAGCAGCTTTTGTGCCTGCTGTTGTCCAGGCCATTAGGCAGCAGATCAAACAGTTTGACTCAGATTCTGAAATAAGCCTGGACAAACAAACAGATCAGAGAGTTATTATCAAG CTTAATATCCATGTTGGTAACATTTCCCTAATGGACCAGTTTGAGTGGGACTTGTCAGAACCTCTTAACTCACCTGAAGAATTTGCATTAAGCCTCTGCTCAGACCTGGGCCTGGGTGGTGAGTTTGCCACAGCCATTGCATACAGTATTCGTGGTCAACTTAATTGGCATTCAAAAACATATGCCTTCAGTGAGGCACCCCTCCCAAGTGTCGAAACTGCCATAAGATCAGGGACAGATGTTGATAATTGGGGTCCTTACTTGGAGACTCTGACTGATGCAGAAATGGAGAAGAAGCTTCGAGACCAAGACAGAAACACTAg ACGAATGAGGCGTCTTGCCAACACAGCTCCTGTCTATTAG
- the LOC131780961 gene encoding SWI/SNF-related matrix-associated actin-dependent regulator of chromatin subfamily B member 1-A-like isoform X1: MANETLQVKSRNPAIFQLQEGGEFYMIGSEVGHRMGFMKGALYKKFPSLWRRAPTIEERKILLSLNVGYNSMSNSNIMLVKASEIEKVIRGSGEQYMEKLPNSPTDRKMKDIAQRFRRPNFPGPLHFPGNISREALNSSVQHLSAVSYQTRNNSKSCSRFSWKAREELRKKILPSLSYDDHDMAAIHEAASQPEVLVPIRLDIDIDGQKLRDTFTWNKSETLISPEVFAEVLCDDLDLPAAAFVPAVVQAIRQQIKQFDSDSEISLDKQTDQRVIIKLNIHVGNISLMDQFEWDLSEPLNSPEEFALSLCSDLGLGGEFATAIAYSIRGQLNWHSKTYAFSEAPLPSVETAIRSGTDVDNWGPYLETLTDAEMEKKLRDQDRNTRRMRRLANTAPVY, from the exons ATGGCGAACGAAACTCTTCAAGTGAAAAGTAGGAATCCGGCGATTTTTCAATTACAAGAAGGCGGCGAGTTCTATATGATTGGAAGCGAAGTTGGCCATCGAATGGGTTTCATGAAAGGAGCTCTCTACAAGAAATTCCCTTCACTATGGCGCAGAGCTCCGACGatcgaagaaaggaaaattttgctttctttaaatGTTGGCTACAACAGTATGTCAAATTCGAATATTATGCTGGTAAAGGCATCTGAGATTGAAAAAGTAATCAGAGGTAGTGGAGAGCAGTATATGGAAAAGTTACCCAACTCGCCAACTGACCGAAAGATGAAAGACATTGCTCAGCGTTTTAGACGACCAAATTTTCCTGGACCACTTCATTTTCCAGGAAATATTTCTCGAGAAGCGCTTAATTCTTCAGTTCAACATCTTAGTGCAGTTTCTTACCAAACAAGAAACAACAGCAAGTCTTGCAGCAGGTTTAGTTGGAAGGCTCGTGAAGAACTACGGAAAAAGATCTTGCCAAGTCTAAG TTATGACGACCATGACATGGCTGCCATCCATGAGGCTGCAAGTCAACCTGAAGTGTTGGTGCCTATCAGGCTGGACATAGACATTGATGGACAAAAACTTCGGGATACATTTACATGGAACAAGAGTG AGACACTAATTTCACCAGAGGTGTTTGCAGAAGTGTTATGTGATGATCTTGATTTGCCTGCAGCAGCTTTTGTGCCTGCTGTTGTCCAGGCCATTAGGCAGCAGATCAAACAGTTTGACTCAGATTCTGAAATAAGCCTGGACAAACAAACAGATCAGAGAGTTATTATCAAG CTTAATATCCATGTTGGTAACATTTCCCTAATGGACCAGTTTGAGTGGGACTTGTCAGAACCTCTTAACTCACCTGAAGAATTTGCATTAAGCCTCTGCTCAGACCTGGGCCTGGGTGGTGAGTTTGCCACAGCCATTGCATACAGTATTCGTGGTCAACTTAATTGGCATTCAAAAACATATGCCTTCAGTGAGGCACCCCTCCCAAGTGTCGAAACTGCCATAAGATCAGGGACAGATGTTGATAATTGGGGTCCTTACTTGGAGACTCTGACTGATGCAGAAATGGAGAAGAAGCTTCGAGACCAAGACAGAAACACTAg ACGAATGAGGCGTCTTGCCAACACAGCTCCTGTCTATTAG
- the LOC131781038 gene encoding bicaudal D-related protein homolog: protein MCEVLLMRENYGGRLALKQMKIPPEIVYSLDMNGYEIGEGNFHGDKDVNGEDCDGFERDFHCNASDEDGEIFAGDDDGADDVYRQLAQKEKDLLLAAELGKALLEKNEELSQKYELLQEEYSQAVEALEQDKYELKLKVERLQNGSDSRVHELQADLRTLRNELKTLQSDTNNDKQNKRETFAGLTEENEQLHLDLQKAKGENEQLRRDVVLLRKQVSRKISFDDDQEDEIGELWEKLTRLEEENASLTKTMADLEASKENLTKEVEELTARNLSLEKKLTSSKSQLANCEEELNESKDLNAFLQEQIEEIKMQASVDHLSRTSLFSELSDLSVTDIDDGDHHKVIEATGPRTMGTEPRPVSSLHGIPKPLQASSSVGLGQSSKKRHRPYSSVSSSESDDSDLEYDEEEIEGDVVTRNRDFYAQLEEEEKANSQLKREICEAHEELRALYEELRSSHESLDTIEVDGLEPNSGFKPGCLTTFVKSFREVLEEMVSDNSTKTTDFRQQLCKAHESINSLEQDLEVAKSELKKREEEIVSLKETLNEKDQEIANVKEQRNKLARGECEEQLAHDIMYNEAVLEKINAEERAKRLASELMRSKEDREELDKQLKEAIEQKISLSKQLEEWQFDMASLIDDQVQRQMKSAAKEHEVNARRRRMTAFPQPKRWYWNSGNSRRPSLL, encoded by the exons ATGTGCGAGGTCTTATTGATGCGTGAAAATTATGGCGGTCGGCTGGCATTGAAGCAAATGAAGATCCCACCAGAAATCGTTTACTCTTTGGATATGAATGGATATGAAATTGGTGAAGGAAATTTTCACGGTGATAAAGATGTGAATGGAGAGGATTGTGACGGATTTGAGCGGGATTTCCATTGTAATGCGTCAGACGAAGATGGAGAGATTTTCGCCGGAGACGATGACGGAGCGGATGATGTCTATCGGCAGTTAGCGCAAAAGGAAAAGGACCTTCTCTTGGCTGCAGAGCTTGGGAAAGCTTTGTTGGAGAAGAACGAAGAGCTCAGCCAGAAGTATGAATTATTACAGGAGGAATATTCTCAAGCAGTCGAA gcACTGGAACAAGATAAATACGAGCTTAAACTCAAAGTGGAACGTTTGCAAAACGGGAGCGATTCGAGAGTTCATGAACTACAAGCAGATTTGAGAACGCTGCGAAATGAATTGAAAACACTCCAGTCCGACACGAACAacgacaaacaaaacaagagagAAACGTTCGCTGGTCTCACGGAAGAGAATGAACAACTTCATCTGGATCTACAAAAG gcAAAGGGGGAGAATGAACAGCTTCGAAGAGATGTTGTCCTTCTCAGAAAACAAGTCAGCAGAAAAATCAGCTTTGATGATGATCAGGAAGACGAAATTGGTGAACTCTGGGAGAAG CTCACCAGGCTAGAAGAGGAGAATGCAAGCCTAACAAAAACCATGGCTGATCTTGAAGCAAGTAAAGAAAATCTCACCAAAGAAGTGGAGGAGCTGACTGCGAGGAATCTTTCTTTAGAGAAGAAACTGACTTCAAGCAAGAGTCAG CTTGCAAATTGTGAAGAAGAACTCAATGAGTCCAAAGACCTCAATGCATTCCTTCAGGAGCAGATTGAGGAAATTAAGATGCAG GCATCAGTGGATCATTTGTCCAGGACGTCGCTATTTTCCGAGCTTTCCGATCTGTCCGTGACAGATATAGATGACGGTGATCACCACAAAGTTATTGAAGCGACCGGGCCAAGAACG ATGGGAACCGAGCCAAGACCCGTTTCCAGTCTTCATGGTATTCCGAAGCCGTTACAAGCGTCTTCGTCAGTAGGCCTGGGACAGAGCTCTAAGAAGCGCCATCGGCCATACAGCAGTGTCAGCAGTAGCGAGTCAGATGACAGTGATCTGGAATATGATGAGGAGGAAATCGAGGGTGACGTAGTGACAAGAAATAGAGATTTTTATGCTCAGCtcgaagaagaagagaaagccAACTCTCAG ctaAAAAGGGAGATTTGCGAAGCGCACGAGGAATTGCGAGCCCTCTACGAAGAGCTCCGAAGTTCCCACGAGAGCTTGGATACGATTGAGGTGGATGGTTTGGAGCCCAATTCAGGTTTTAAACCTGGTTGCCTCACGACTTTCGTGAAGAGTTTTAGAGAGGTTTTAGAAGAAATGGTCAGCGATAACAGTACGAAAACTACG GATTTCAGACAACAGCTATGTAAAGCCCATGAAAGCATCAACAGCCTGGAACAAGATCTCGAGGTGGCGAAATCTGAATTGAAGAAGAGAGAAGAAGAAATTGTTAGCTTGAAGGAGACATTGAATGAAAAAGACCAGGAAATTGCTAATGTTAAAGAACAACGGAACAAATTAGCCAGAGGGGAATGCGAAGAACAGTTGGCGCATGATATCATGTATAACGAAGCTGTTCTAGAGAAGATAAACGCAGAGGAAAG GGCGAAGAGACTGGCTTCGGAATTAATGCGGTCCAAAGAAGATCGAGAAGAACTTGACAAACAGCTCAAAGAGGCAATTGAGCAGAAGATTAGTCTTTCGAAACAACTTGAAGAGTGGCAG TTTGACATGGCATCGCTAATAGATGACCAAGTGCAGAGGCAAATGAAATCAGCTGCAAAGGAACACGAGGTTAACGCCAGGAGGCGAAGAATGACGGCTTTTCCCCAACCAAAACGGTGGTATTGGAACAGTGGCAACAGTAGACGACCTAGTTTGTTATGA